Proteins encoded together in one Anaerococcus murdochii window:
- the thiT gene encoding energy-coupled thiamine transporter ThiT yields MNNSKWSTKMIAEGGVMLALAFILGRITLFKMPQGGSITAGQMIPLIIFAIRHGAGPGILVGALYGVLDMMFGGSIYHPVQAILDYPLAYASLGLVGFFSKNFAANHEIAPVIKGTFLGVFARFVCHVLTGVIFFGSYAPEGQNVWLYSIAYNGTFLGVEFIITIVIIFLLKNFITKDIARL; encoded by the coding sequence ATGAATAATAGTAAATGGTCAACAAAAATGATAGCTGAAGGTGGTGTAATGCTTGCCCTAGCCTTTATTCTAGGCCGTATCACCCTATTTAAGATGCCTCAAGGCGGTTCTATTACAGCAGGACAGATGATTCCATTAATCATCTTTGCAATAAGACACGGAGCAGGCCCTGGCATTCTTGTAGGAGCTCTTTACGGTGTGCTTGATATGATGTTTGGCGGTTCAATCTACCACCCAGTCCAAGCTATCCTAGATTACCCACTAGCCTACGCTTCACTTGGTCTTGTTGGATTTTTCTCAAAGAATTTTGCAGCAAACCACGAAATCGCACCTGTTATCAAGGGCACATTCCTAGGCGTCTTTGCCAGATTTGTCTGCCACGTCCTAACAGGAGTAATCTTCTTCGGCTCTTACGCCCCAGAAGGCCAAAATGTTTGGTTATATTCCATTGCTTATAATGGTACATTCCTAGGAGTAGAATTTATAATTACAATTGTGATTATCTTCCTACTAAAGAATTTCATTACAAAAGATATAGCTAGACTATAA